A part of Paenibacillus donghaensis genomic DNA contains:
- a CDS encoding hemolysin XhlA family protein, producing MPGGGGTVAAEDKLVEIQIQLARMEKTLEVVPTLTTTIELTRDLAREAMQSTKSAHHRLDRIEDGQRWLWRTIGGSIITVVIAAIIAAIKLTGG from the coding sequence ATGCCGGGAGGAGGAGGAACAGTGGCTGCTGAGGATAAGCTGGTTGAGATTCAGATTCAATTGGCGCGAATGGAAAAGACGCTTGAAGTAGTACCGACACTGACAACGACAATTGAGCTTACACGCGATCTAGCTCGTGAGGCGATGCAGTCTACTAAATCGGCGCATCACCGGCTGGATCGGATCGAGGACGGCCAGCGATGGCTGTGGCGCACTATTGGGGGATCAATCATTACCGTTGTTATTGCTGCTATCATTGCAGCTATTAAACTTACTGGAGGTTAG
- a CDS encoding glycosyl hydrolase family 28-related protein: MAEIELIKGADNGNVADKLSAAYPKINRNFQRANSELAVHGQNITNHEGRILSAQGELDNHEVRITQAKGDIDQHKASGVAHAAEHITYEGAVTGTDNLKQAVDIVKDQLDQAIISGDSGPEAAAARVSVSGETYSTLGDRLNDEYEKHTAQLADIAKVTTAQLSVSIDDYGLVGDGVYDNSVGLQAMCDSEMYVYLPPGTYRYTTTLVLSKDKFILSGASPDTILLFEGAGHAVSVEARATIKNLLIKSKYDGTGSNVYIKHGCNLENIHLYTSAGYGVEFCTTNHVITTHLDSVTIAYNKLGGIYLKSTGISQINDVSLNRLYIAKNGFDADNLSSEATPSSGHAMYIDGGLGIRIRDYVFEYNTGAGLYLDKSTGYTLRGLVVEGGYYEQNKYARTVVNWGGAAWDNISVSGSSFSDPYPLPSNSLTPLYGNTAVIERVPLSPTININGIYDITNNKAEIGYSRVSIKPNETFDFNYYPYSSARVRSDLAECEGFKCLIINPELGGFLEYGDNNYTYINPYLDYLIEIEYKCNKGGVAGQAVFQFNRLGLDSEEQLPNTDGGAKFSASLPESLTFIKKQYVYNSGQMKKGTRRLQMYLNNENGLPAGSYLIVKYVRITPIGGNVILSGATSARPEPIKGFQYFDDTLQKQICGNGTVWKDASGATV; the protein is encoded by the coding sequence ATGGCAGAAATTGAGTTAATCAAAGGCGCGGACAACGGGAATGTGGCGGACAAACTGTCTGCCGCCTATCCGAAGATCAACCGGAACTTCCAAAGGGCGAACAGTGAACTGGCGGTGCACGGTCAAAACATTACAAACCATGAAGGGCGGATCTTGTCCGCGCAGGGCGAGCTGGACAATCATGAGGTACGGATTACACAGGCTAAGGGGGATATTGACCAGCATAAAGCTTCAGGTGTGGCGCATGCTGCCGAGCACATCACCTATGAGGGCGCGGTAACTGGAACCGACAACCTGAAGCAGGCTGTAGATATCGTGAAGGATCAGTTGGATCAAGCCATCATATCGGGAGACAGCGGACCTGAAGCTGCTGCAGCCCGGGTGAGTGTTTCTGGAGAAACCTACTCTACTTTGGGAGATCGGCTGAACGATGAGTACGAGAAGCATACTGCGCAGTTGGCGGATATTGCGAAGGTAACTACAGCTCAATTATCCGTGTCAATTGACGACTATGGGTTAGTTGGCGATGGGGTATATGATAACTCAGTTGGGTTGCAGGCTATGTGCGACAGTGAGATGTACGTATACCTGCCTCCTGGGACGTATCGATACACCACTACGCTTGTGTTAAGTAAGGATAAATTTATATTATCGGGAGCAAGCCCAGATACTATACTCTTGTTTGAGGGAGCCGGTCATGCTGTTTCGGTTGAAGCTCGCGCAACAATTAAAAATTTACTTATAAAGAGTAAATACGATGGCACCGGGAGCAATGTGTACATTAAGCACGGTTGTAATCTTGAAAATATACATTTATACACTTCCGCAGGGTATGGGGTCGAGTTCTGTACGACTAATCATGTTATTACTACCCATCTTGATTCTGTAACAATTGCATATAACAAACTGGGGGGGATTTATTTAAAAAGCACCGGAATTTCACAAATCAATGATGTGAGTTTAAATCGCTTATATATCGCAAAAAATGGGTTTGATGCAGATAATCTTTCGTCCGAGGCTACTCCCTCTAGTGGGCACGCAATGTATATTGACGGGGGTTTAGGGATCAGGATACGGGATTATGTGTTCGAGTATAACACAGGCGCTGGCCTATATTTAGATAAATCTACAGGCTACACACTCAGAGGTTTAGTGGTTGAGGGAGGGTATTATGAGCAAAACAAATACGCACGAACTGTAGTTAATTGGGGGGGCGCTGCATGGGATAATATTAGTGTATCTGGTTCATCATTTTCAGATCCTTACCCACTCCCAAGTAATTCGCTCACCCCACTTTACGGTAATACTGCTGTCATTGAAAGAGTGCCCCTGTCACCAACAATTAACATTAACGGAATTTATGACATCACAAATAATAAGGCAGAGATAGGGTACTCACGCGTATCTATTAAGCCAAACGAAACTTTTGACTTTAATTATTACCCTTATTCGTCCGCAAGAGTGAGGAGCGACCTTGCGGAATGCGAGGGTTTTAAATGCCTCATTATAAATCCAGAATTAGGCGGTTTCCTGGAATATGGAGACAATAACTACACGTATATTAACCCGTATTTGGACTACCTAATAGAGATCGAGTATAAATGTAACAAGGGTGGGGTAGCAGGCCAGGCAGTGTTCCAATTTAATCGCCTAGGTTTGGACAGCGAAGAACAACTTCCAAACACTGACGGAGGAGCAAAGTTTTCCGCGTCACTTCCAGAGTCTTTGACATTTATCAAAAAACAATATGTTTATAATAGTGGTCAGATGAAAAAAGGTACTCGTCGACTTCAGATGTACCTTAATAACGAAAACGGCCTCCCAGCAGGCTCGTATTTAATAGTGAAGTATGTGAGAATTACTCCTATTGGGGGAAATGTAATATTGAGTGGTGCCACATCAGCAAGACCCGAACCAATCAAAGGTTTTCAATATTTCGACGATACTCTGCAAAAACAGATATGTGGCAATGGTACAGTATGGAAGGATGCAAGTGGTGCAACAGTTTAA
- a CDS encoding serine O-acetyltransferase — protein sequence MQQFNLPKTTYHEVNYRLVVIHYTFWKAVVFVNVDMGHPFVRSVINTVQRYNHKQYWRMRNEVVSSTSNRSKITRLIYLLRIKRMDAFNNASMGTDLGSGAQFSGPPTLYHGLNGIVVSHFAKIGKNCTIYQRVTIAEGADRKAATIGDNCIVGAGAVIIGGVTIGNSVKIGANCVVTKDVPGNSTVVGNPGVVIGNDVTE from the coding sequence GTGCAACAGTTTAATCTTCCCAAAACTACCTACCATGAAGTAAACTATAGACTTGTAGTGATACATTATACCTTTTGGAAAGCGGTGGTCTTTGTGAACGTAGATATGGGTCATCCATTTGTTAGGTCAGTTATTAATACTGTTCAACGATATAATCATAAGCAATACTGGCGCATGAGAAATGAAGTGGTTAGCTCAACATCAAATCGTTCGAAAATTACCAGATTAATTTACTTGCTGAGAATAAAACGTATGGATGCTTTTAACAATGCATCTATGGGAACAGACTTAGGTTCTGGTGCGCAGTTTTCTGGACCACCTACGCTCTATCATGGACTAAATGGGATAGTAGTTTCTCATTTTGCAAAAATCGGGAAAAACTGCACCATATACCAACGTGTCACAATTGCGGAGGGAGCAGACCGTAAAGCTGCGACTATCGGTGACAACTGCATAGTAGGAGCAGGAGCTGTGATTATCGGAGGGGTGACAATTGGCAACTCCGTAAAAATAGGTGCCAACTGCGTTGTTACTAAGGATGTGCCTGGCAATAGTACTGTTGTCGGAAATCCTGGTGTAGTTATTGGAAATGATGTCACGGAGTAG
- a CDS encoding phage tail protein encodes MLTILGPDHGALAIIDHYLNDSIQETINGEYKLSFTAIIDEDGKSEYLVDGNLVEVEDQLFNIVHHRRTRDGGGSLIVAVDCEQVAYNLLRFEWADGFVHAGTPADLLAMILDGTGFTVGTVEVGNYISVDLAEENINARAIMMEIAALSGGELLFERHTISLLAPRGQLRGVQFLLGKNLKGIIKDVDTRSGEIITAYEVDVQELRELPEFAGLEEFDLGDSVFIVDPELGIDEEQRIIGYTYSPRRRINSKVVISNAITGIKDAVVSLKKTTIVKDKVYNGTRIGPEVGFEAIRSDKMARTVMNATEGIKIQKGNGSGSGWTDVIYLDTEGNGVFSGKIIASSFEGGTIMIGSGHNAFRASDWGIWLGNEAFANAPFSVNPAGHMKAVGAEFSGTITASEINGGEINGTDINGGRVTGALIRTGLNGVYPRVEIDPSSVAFGVYADENNGVLIPAFDGGVSKIQFLSNGNESTIYNSPSLGLVLSGFAETRLAGPKVVLAPSGNVFIPSWSQFRSDNEAMSLQDVIDDLYAAISNKASISHSHTVNLGSHNHGIAGAVNWGGTFSVS; translated from the coding sequence TTGCTTACAATATTAGGCCCTGATCATGGGGCATTGGCTATCATAGACCATTACTTGAACGACTCCATTCAGGAGACAATCAACGGCGAATACAAACTGTCCTTCACGGCGATAATTGATGAGGATGGCAAAAGCGAGTACCTAGTCGATGGCAATTTGGTTGAGGTAGAAGATCAATTATTTAACATAGTTCATCACCGAAGGACCCGCGATGGAGGCGGGTCCTTAATTGTTGCAGTGGACTGTGAACAGGTGGCCTATAATCTGCTGCGGTTTGAGTGGGCGGACGGATTCGTTCACGCGGGAACGCCTGCGGATCTGCTGGCGATGATCCTGGACGGTACCGGATTCACCGTTGGTACCGTGGAGGTCGGGAATTATATCTCTGTGGATCTGGCTGAGGAGAATATCAACGCCAGGGCCATTATGATGGAGATTGCGGCGCTATCTGGTGGGGAGCTACTGTTTGAACGCCACACGATATCGCTGTTGGCTCCACGTGGGCAGCTAAGAGGTGTTCAATTCCTGCTTGGCAAAAACCTAAAGGGCATTATCAAAGACGTAGACACCCGTTCCGGCGAGATCATCACAGCCTATGAGGTGGATGTGCAGGAGCTGCGGGAGCTGCCGGAGTTCGCGGGGCTGGAAGAGTTCGACTTGGGGGATTCCGTGTTTATCGTGGACCCGGAGCTTGGGATCGATGAGGAGCAGCGGATCATCGGGTACACGTACAGCCCGCGCCGCCGGATCAACAGTAAAGTGGTCATATCCAATGCGATCACCGGCATTAAGGACGCAGTAGTCAGCCTGAAGAAGACAACCATCGTCAAAGACAAAGTGTATAACGGTACCCGGATCGGCCCGGAGGTTGGATTCGAGGCGATCCGCAGCGACAAGATGGCCCGGACCGTGATGAATGCCACCGAGGGAATCAAGATTCAGAAGGGCAACGGAAGTGGGTCTGGTTGGACAGATGTTATATATCTGGACACCGAAGGAAATGGGGTATTTTCAGGTAAAATCATTGCATCGTCCTTCGAAGGCGGCACCATCATGATCGGCAGCGGACACAACGCCTTCCGCGCCAGTGATTGGGGCATATGGCTAGGGAATGAAGCATTCGCGAATGCGCCGTTCAGCGTCAACCCTGCCGGTCACATGAAGGCGGTTGGCGCTGAGTTCAGCGGTACGATCACAGCGTCAGAGATTAATGGCGGCGAGATCAACGGGACGGATATTAACGGCGGCCGAGTGACAGGCGCGTTGATACGGACTGGCTTGAATGGGGTATACCCACGAGTGGAGATTGACCCTTCAAGCGTTGCGTTCGGGGTTTACGCAGATGAGAACAACGGTGTATTGATCCCTGCGTTTGATGGGGGAGTCAGCAAGATTCAATTCCTGTCAAATGGCAACGAGTCCACCATTTATAATTCACCGAGCCTTGGGCTGGTGCTATCCGGTTTTGCCGAGACAAGGCTAGCTGGACCAAAAGTGGTTCTAGCCCCTTCCGGCAACGTTTTTATTCCCTCATGGTCACAATTTCGTAGCGATAACGAAGCAATGAGCCTTCAGGATGTAATAGATGACCTATATGCAGCAATAAGTAATAAGGCGAGCATATCCCATTCTCACACTGTAAATCTTGGATCGCATAACCATGGCATTGCTGGTGCAGTTAACTGGGGTGGCACCTTCTCAGTATCATGA
- a CDS encoding distal tail protein Dit — MMSVVAYFGDKTPRELGFGTFRKTDRPILSSTVDRTAAVPYMPGAYDFGADLGPKPFNIECAFVARNSIQLQERVSAFAAYLLDGFGRPRTMPLIFSAQPDRQYMVRYSGSLPIDRVAGFGPFMLPLIAHDPYAYSIYDLDEIDVDSLIPVDMDVSVDLASTYSVTGPMAIPFTNFGTLNGAPVLQISGAFSYLSITIGGVETIYNTALSGTLVLDFARKTARVGSTNVLRNTNRRFGALPVGDSIIVVNGSGINCSLSIGLHAKYA; from the coding sequence ATGATGAGTGTCGTTGCTTATTTTGGCGATAAAACACCGCGAGAGCTGGGATTCGGGACATTCCGCAAGACGGACCGTCCTATCCTCTCTTCGACGGTAGATCGGACGGCCGCTGTACCATATATGCCCGGTGCTTATGATTTTGGTGCAGACTTGGGGCCGAAACCATTCAACATAGAGTGTGCGTTCGTGGCCCGGAATTCCATCCAACTGCAGGAGCGGGTATCCGCCTTTGCTGCTTATTTACTGGATGGATTCGGCAGGCCGCGAACAATGCCGTTGATCTTCAGCGCACAGCCGGACAGGCAGTATATGGTCCGGTATTCAGGTTCGCTGCCGATTGACCGTGTGGCAGGCTTTGGCCCTTTCATGCTGCCGCTGATTGCACATGATCCATATGCCTACAGCATCTATGATTTGGATGAGATCGACGTAGATAGCCTGATCCCGGTGGACATGGATGTATCAGTGGATCTAGCTTCCACGTATTCGGTGACGGGGCCGATGGCGATCCCGTTTACAAATTTCGGGACGCTGAACGGTGCACCGGTGCTTCAGATATCGGGGGCGTTCTCCTATTTGTCCATTACTATCGGCGGAGTGGAGACAATCTATAACACGGCTTTGTCCGGCACACTGGTTCTCGACTTCGCGCGGAAGACAGCGCGGGTTGGATCTACGAATGTCCTGCGCAATACCAATCGGAGGTTTGGGGCGCTGCCGGTAGGCGATTCGATCATCGTGGTGAACGGCAGCGGAATAAATTGCTCTCTGTCCATTGGTCTGCACGCGAAATATGCATAA
- a CDS encoding phage holin family protein has protein sequence MEWNIVSEFIKPELLMVVAACWIIGYILKQTPRVPNWTIIYAVTLVSIIIVFFMLGFTVESFLQGILCGAVAVYGNQLVQQTKRGIDE, from the coding sequence ATGGAATGGAACATTGTATCTGAATTTATTAAGCCTGAATTGCTCATGGTAGTGGCGGCATGCTGGATTATTGGATATATCCTGAAGCAAACGCCGCGAGTGCCGAACTGGACAATCATCTATGCTGTTACGCTGGTGTCCATCATCATTGTATTTTTTATGCTGGGGTTCACTGTCGAAAGCTTCTTGCAAGGCATCTTGTGCGGCGCAGTAGCCGTATATGGTAATCAGCTTGTCCAGCAGACCAAGAGAGGAATTGATGAGTAA
- a CDS encoding N-acetylmuramoyl-L-alanine amidase, which produces MQIIQKGNKYTNSSSRDGHIPIMIVDHISGGSMGSMDNWFQSSGNEVSSAHFGVSKAGAIHQYVDIQRMAWGNGLVAADTRKAPSALVKEMAPVNPNKYSVSIEHEGTDGMLTEAQYAATVWLHTFISNEVERLYGKPITLDRKHIVGHFQIDPIRKPYCPGPKFPWARLYGDLKAKEGFEVKATKAKVTVNGQKLKADALLIDGTTYIPLRAVTEALGAEIGWDNITKTASVTK; this is translated from the coding sequence ATGCAGATTATCCAAAAGGGGAATAAGTACACCAACAGCAGCAGCCGAGACGGCCATATACCTATCATGATAGTGGATCATATCAGCGGCGGGTCAATGGGCAGCATGGACAACTGGTTCCAGTCTTCAGGCAACGAGGTCAGCAGCGCCCATTTTGGTGTATCCAAAGCCGGAGCAATCCACCAGTACGTCGATATCCAGCGAATGGCATGGGGAAACGGATTAGTGGCTGCTGACACACGCAAGGCCCCATCAGCGCTTGTTAAGGAAATGGCTCCGGTCAATCCGAACAAGTATAGTGTCAGTATTGAGCATGAAGGCACGGACGGTATGCTTACGGAGGCTCAGTATGCTGCAACGGTCTGGTTACACACATTCATTAGCAACGAGGTAGAACGTCTGTATGGCAAGCCTATCACGCTGGACCGCAAGCATATAGTCGGCCATTTTCAGATTGACCCAATTCGTAAGCCCTATTGTCCTGGACCTAAATTTCCATGGGCGCGGCTGTACGGCGATTTGAAAGCGAAGGAGGGATTTGAAGTGAAAGCGACTAAAGCGAAAGTAACTGTGAACGGCCAGAAGCTGAAGGCTGATGCTCTGCTGATTGACGGGACAACCTATATTCCTTTGCGTGCCGTAACCGAAGCGTTAGGTGCTGAGATTGGATGGGACAACATTACAAAGACGGCCAGTGTAACCAAGTAA